The genomic interval TTACGAACTTTATTGACATCTATGGTTCAAATacagaaactaataaaaagcttgtaaaaataatactagTGTTTGTGTGTtgccatattaaaataaaaataaactgtttTTAAAATTGACAGTTTTTTTGTACTGGCAATCTTATTCGTGTTTTGACAGTTCTAGCTGGCCATGTACGTTTGCGTTCTAGCAAGAGGTCACAGTTGATTATTTTTCGCCTCTCCTTTTAATCATTAACGGATAAATCTCTTGTTCTTAAATCATTGCACTTATTAATCAAATCTAAGCAATTAAAATGGCCAATCCTTTGGACGGCACAGCTGAACTATTAAGCGAACTTGACAGtaagcattttatattaatttacgatataatgttaatatagtattattttaaatcattcacaacgttttttatttaatgatatataACTTACCTTACAGAAAAATTGATGGTTTTATTGAGAGACGGTAGGACGCTTATAGGTTATCTTCGCAGTGTAGACCAATTTGCAAATTTAGTATTGCACAAGAGTATAGAAAGGATACACGTTGGAAAAGAGTACGGAGACATACCCAGAGGGATTTTTATTATCAGAGGAGAGAATGTAGTTCTACTC from Arctopsyche grandis isolate Sample6627 chromosome 9, ASM5162203v2, whole genome shotgun sequence carries:
- the LSm1 gene encoding U6 snRNA-associated Sm-like protein LSm1 — translated: MANPLDGTAELLSELDKKLMVLLRDGRTLIGYLRSVDQFANLVLHKSIERIHVGKEYGDIPRGIFIIRGENVVLLGEIDKEKEENLPLTEVSVDEILDAQRREQQSKTDRHKMLSKALKERGLNMLSDLGHDDMY